A single Anaerolineae bacterium DNA region contains:
- the guaA gene encoding glutamine-hydrolyzing GMP synthase, producing the protein MIGGTRETIVILDFGSQYSQLIARRVRELEVYCELMPYHTPPEEITRLNPVGYILSGGPASVYAPDAPHLPDFILTTKKPVLGLCYGMQLLAYHLGGQVDPGHEREYGPAEIGLVDPQALLFSALPAGTESLSVWMSHGDRVTQLPPGFQVLAQSQNSPLAAIGHPERGWYGLQFHPEVTHTPQGKELLRAFLYKICGCRGGWTPGNFIKESVARLQAQVGDGQVVCGLSGGVDSAVAAALLYQAVGDQLTCIFVNNGLLRQNEPEQVTQTFAQEMHARLVAVDATEDFLSALAGVTDPEAKRKIIGEKFIRIFETEARRLGRVDFLAQGTLYPDVIESASRGEQATAAKIKTHHNVGGLPQDMDFELVEPLRFLFKDEVRAVGEALGLPRQMVWRHPFPGPGLAVRVLGEVTWERLETLRAADAILLEELRAAGWYHQTSQAFAVLLPVQSVGVMGDHRTYADVIAVRAVVTDDFMTADWARLPADLLARVSNRIVNEVANVNRVVYDISSKPPATIEWE; encoded by the coding sequence ATGATCGGCGGGACGCGCGAGACCATTGTTATTCTTGATTTTGGCTCGCAATACAGCCAATTGATTGCCCGGCGCGTCCGCGAACTTGAAGTTTATTGCGAGTTGATGCCTTACCATACGCCGCCAGAAGAGATTACGCGCCTCAATCCGGTGGGGTATATTCTATCCGGCGGCCCGGCCAGTGTGTATGCGCCGGATGCGCCGCATTTGCCGGATTTTATTTTAACAACTAAAAAGCCGGTGCTGGGTCTTTGTTACGGCATGCAATTGTTGGCATATCACCTGGGCGGGCAGGTTGACCCCGGCCACGAGCGGGAATACGGCCCTGCCGAAATTGGCCTGGTTGACCCGCAGGCGTTGTTGTTTAGCGCCCTGCCCGCCGGCACGGAATCTTTATCTGTCTGGATGAGCCACGGCGACCGCGTGACCCAATTGCCGCCGGGATTTCAGGTCCTGGCCCAATCCCAAAATTCACCCTTGGCGGCCATTGGCCACCCGGAACGCGGCTGGTACGGCCTGCAATTTCATCCCGAAGTAACCCACACCCCGCAGGGCAAAGAACTGCTGCGGGCCTTTCTTTATAAAATTTGCGGCTGCCGCGGCGGTTGGACGCCGGGCAACTTTATTAAAGAAAGTGTCGCCCGGCTTCAGGCCCAGGTTGGCGACGGCCAGGTAGTTTGCGGCTTATCGGGCGGGGTTGACTCGGCGGTGGCGGCGGCCCTGTTGTACCAGGCTGTGGGCGATCAACTGACCTGCATTTTTGTGAATAACGGCCTACTGCGCCAAAACGAACCGGAACAGGTGACGCAAACTTTTGCCCAAGAAATGCACGCCCGGCTGGTGGCCGTTGACGCCACCGAAGATTTTTTAAGCGCCCTGGCCGGAGTGACCGACCCGGAGGCCAAACGCAAAATCATTGGCGAAAAATTCATTCGCATTTTTGAAACAGAAGCCCGCCGTTTGGGCCGGGTTGATTTTTTGGCTCAGGGCACGCTCTACCCGGACGTCATCGAGAGCGCCAGCCGGGGCGAACAGGCTACGGCGGCCAAGATAAAGACGCATCATAACGTGGGTGGCCTGCCGCAAGATATGGATTTTGAACTGGTTGAGCCGCTGCGGTTCCTATTCAAAGATGAGGTGCGGGCGGTAGGCGAGGCGTTGGGCCTGCCGCGCCAGATGGTGTGGCGACACCCGTTTCCCGGCCCCGGCCTGGCCGTGCGCGTATTGGGAGAAGTAACCTGGGAGCGCCTGGAAACGCTCCGCGCCGCCGACGCCATTTTGCTGGAGGAACTGCGGGCCGCGGGCTGGTACCATCAAACCTCGCAGGCTTTTGCCGTGTTGCTGCCCGTGCAGAGCGTGGGCGTAATGGGCGACCATCGCACTTACGCCGATGTGATCGCCGTTCGGGCCGTGGTGACCGACGACTTTATGACCGCCGATTGGGCCCGCCTGCCGGCGGACCTGCTGGCGCGGGTCAGCAACCGGATTGTGAATGAAGTAGCTAACGTCAACCGGGTGGTTTACGATATTAGCAGCAAACCGCCGGCCACCATTGAATGGGAGTAG
- the xpt gene encoding xanthine phosphoribosyltransferase: MEALKERIRREGKNLGNGILKVDSFINHQVDPALMLAVGGALAAHFGALGITKVLTAEISGIAPALTTALALGVPVVYGRKTKPITMPNNIFVSSAPSHTKGQEVKLMVSPEFLNQHDKILIIDDFLATGHTIMALVRLAQQAGAEVIGVGAVIEKSFEGGRAQLEAEGLRVRSLAVIEKMTNDEIVFAEGVSP; encoded by the coding sequence ATGGAAGCGCTTAAAGAACGAATCCGCCGGGAAGGGAAAAATCTAGGCAATGGTATTCTTAAAGTTGATAGTTTTATTAACCATCAAGTAGACCCGGCCCTGATGTTGGCCGTAGGCGGCGCGCTGGCCGCCCACTTTGGGGCCTTGGGCATAACCAAAGTGCTCACCGCCGAAATTTCCGGCATTGCGCCCGCGCTCACTACCGCCCTGGCCCTGGGCGTGCCGGTGGTGTATGGCCGCAAAACCAAGCCCATCACCATGCCCAACAACATCTTTGTGTCCAGCGCCCCCTCCCACACCAAGGGGCAAGAAGTCAAATTGATGGTGTCGCCGGAGTTTTTGAATCAACACGACAAAATTTTGATCATTGACGACTTTCTGGCGACCGGCCACACCATTATGGCCCTGGTGCGCCTGGCCCAACAGGCCGGGGCCGAAGTGATTGGCGTGGGCGCGGTGATTGAAAAATCGTTTGAAGGCGGGCGGGCGCAATTAGAAGCCGAGGGCCTGCGCGTGCGTTCCCTGGCCGTCATTGAAAAAATGACCAATGACGAGATTGTTTTTGCCGAGGGCGTATCGCCATGA